The genomic stretch TCGGAGCAGCGCCAGCGCTGGTTCATCACCGGCTACGAGCAGGGGTGGGAGGCCTGCGACACGTTCTCGGCGAGCGCGAGCGAGCTGTAGACCTACCGGCCGCTAACGCCAGTCGTCGGGAGGTGGGGGCGCCAGGAACTCCTCCTCCGGCGGCGTCAAGTACTCGTCGTCCGGCGGGGGCGGGTCGATGATCGGCGGCTCGTCGAAACTCACGCCCGGCGACCCCGCACGACGGGGCCGGGGTGAGCGGGTCGGAGCGGGTCGCGACGTCGCCGGCGCCGGCGCGGCCGAGCCGCCGGGTGCCGCGTCACCGAGCCCCTGCAGCACGGCGAGCACCTCGTCCCCGTATCGCTCCAGCTTCGACTCGCCAACCCCTGACACCGAGCCGAGCTCGCTCAGGTGCTGGGGGTTGTCGCGCGCGATCTCGGTGAGCGTCGCGTTCGTGAACACAACGTAGGCGGGCGCGTCTTGCGCACGCGCCGTCTCGAGCCGCCACGCGCGCAGCTTCTCGAAGCGTTCGCGGGCGGCCGGCGCGAGCGCGTCGGCCTCCGCTCCGCCGCGGGAGCGCGAAGACGAGCCCCGCGTGCGCTCGAGCTCGGTGCGGAACTTCACGGTGCGCTCGCCGCGCAGCACCTCCCGGCTCTCATCGGTGAGGGCGAGCACCCCGTACTCGCCGACCGTCGCGAGCATCCGCTGGGCGAGCAATTGCCGCACGACGCCTCGCCACGCCTGCTCGGAGAGATCGGCGCCGATGCCGAACGTCGACAGCGACTCATGCCCGCGCTGCTGCACCCGGTCGGTCTGCTTCCCGCGCAGGATGTCGATGACGTGGCCGGAGCCGAACGACTGCCCGCGCTGGCCCAGGCGGACGATGGTCGAGAGGAGCTTCTGGGCCGCGATCGTGCCGTCCCACGACGCCGGCGGGGTGATGCAGGTATCGCAGTTGCCGCACGGCTCGGACTCCTGTCCGAAGTAGCGCAGTAACTGCTGTCTGCGGCATGAGACGGTCTCGCACAGGGCGAGCATGGCATCGAGGTGCTGCCCCTGAACGCGCTTGCGCTGCGCGTCGCCCTCGCCGTCGTCGATCATGCGCCGCTGCTGCACGACGTCCTGCAGCCCGTAGGCGAGCCACGCCGTTGCCGGGAGCCCGTCGCGGCCCGCGCGCCCTGTCTCCTGGTAGTAGCCCTCGACCGACTTTGGCAGGTCGAGGTGCGCCACGAACCGCACATCCGGCTTGTCGATGCCCATGCCAAAGGCGATCGTCGCCGTCATCACGATCCCCTCCTCGCGCAGGAACCGCGCCTGGTTGCGCGAGCGCGTCGCGGCGTCGAGTCCGGCGTGGTACGGCAGCG from Pseudoclavibacter endophyticus encodes the following:
- the recQ gene encoding DNA helicase RecQ, producing MLETLDARAIDERALEILRRTFGYDEFRGEQADIIRQVAGGGEAVVLMPTGGGKSLCYQIPSLLREGTGIVISPLIALMHDQVQALGQLGVRAAYLNSTLSLEERRSVEQAYVAGELDLLYLAPERLAGAAELLDRGDIALIAIDEAHCVSQWGHDFRPDYLQLGMLRERWPRVPRIALTATATLQTRAEIAERLHLTDAPMFVSSFDRPNIQYRIAPKQDARGQLLRILRSEHDGDAGIIYCLSRASVEKTAAWLQGEGITALPYHAGLDAATRSRNQARFLREEGIVMTATIAFGMGIDKPDVRFVAHLDLPKSVEGYYQETGRAGRDGLPATAWLAYGLQDVVQQRRMIDDGEGDAQRKRVQGQHLDAMLALCETVSCRRQQLLRYFGQESEPCGNCDTCITPPASWDGTIAAQKLLSTIVRLGQRGQSFGSGHVIDILRGKQTDRVQQRGHESLSTFGIGADLSEQAWRGVVRQLLAQRMLATVGEYGVLALTDESREVLRGERTVKFRTELERTRGSSSRSRGGAEADALAPAARERFEKLRAWRLETARAQDAPAYVVFTNATLTEIARDNPQHLSELGSVSGVGESKLERYGDEVLAVLQGLGDAAPGGSAAPAPATSRPAPTRSPRPRRAGSPGVSFDEPPIIDPPPPDDEYLTPPEEEFLAPPPPDDWR